In Hyphomicrobiales bacterium, a single window of DNA contains:
- the deoA gene encoding thymidine phosphorylase: protein MMLPQEVIRRKRNGEDLSRELVKEFIEGLTKGTVSEGQVAAFAMAVYFKGMNREEAVGLTLAMRDSGTQLTWDLPGPVVDKHSSGGIGDNVSLMLAPMLAACGFYVPMISGRGLGHTGGTLDKLDSIPGYVSQPGLDLFRSVTREAGCAIIGQTADLAPADKRLYAIRDVTATVESVPLITASILSKKLAAGLDHLVLDVKCGSGAFMSTLESARELAESLVSVANGAGLHTTALITDMDEPLATCAGNAIEVANAVAFLTGKRQDKRLKEVTLALGSELLESAKLAAPGEANAKLEEALSSGRAAEHFNRMVAALGGPKDFCTTAAQHLKQAGIVRDVFADTEGVVQYIDTRFLGMAVIEMGGGRRVASDPIDYAVGLSNLMGKTASVDKTTPIARIHANDEAGFNQASKLVRAAYRIGARGLRGPSIIERIGED, encoded by the coding sequence ATGATGCTTCCCCAGGAAGTGATCCGCCGCAAACGCAACGGCGAGGACCTCAGCCGCGAACTGGTGAAGGAGTTCATCGAGGGCCTGACCAAGGGCACCGTCTCCGAAGGACAGGTCGCGGCCTTTGCCATGGCGGTTTACTTCAAGGGCATGAACCGCGAGGAAGCGGTGGGCCTGACGCTCGCCATGCGCGACTCTGGCACGCAATTGACGTGGGACCTTCCCGGCCCCGTGGTGGACAAGCATTCCTCCGGCGGCATCGGCGACAATGTCTCGCTGATGCTGGCGCCCATGCTGGCGGCTTGCGGTTTCTATGTGCCGATGATTTCCGGCCGTGGCCTTGGCCACACCGGCGGCACGCTGGACAAACTCGACAGCATTCCCGGCTACGTGAGCCAGCCCGGCCTCGACCTGTTCCGCAGCGTCACGCGCGAAGCAGGCTGCGCCATCATCGGCCAGACGGCCGACCTCGCCCCCGCCGACAAGCGCCTCTACGCCATCCGTGACGTGACGGCGACGGTGGAATCCGTGCCGCTGATCACCGCCTCCATCCTCTCGAAAAAGCTGGCCGCAGGCCTCGACCACCTCGTGCTCGACGTGAAGTGCGGCTCCGGTGCCTTCATGTCCACGCTCGAAAGTGCGCGCGAACTGGCGGAAAGCCTCGTCTCCGTGGCGAACGGCGCAGGGCTTCATACAACCGCTCTCATCACCGACATGGACGAACCATTGGCCACTTGCGCCGGCAATGCCATCGAAGTGGCCAACGCCGTGGCGTTTCTCACCGGCAAGCGGCAGGACAAGCGATTGAAGGAGGTGACGCTGGCGCTCGGCAGCGAACTCCTCGAAAGCGCCAAGCTCGCAGCCCCCGGCGAAGCCAATGCCAAGCTGGAAGAGGCCCTGTCGTCGGGCCGCGCCGCTGAACACTTCAACCGCATGGTGGCAGCCTTGGGCGGACCGAAGGATTTCTGCACCACGGCAGCGCAACACCTCAAACAGGCGGGCATCGTGCGCGATGTCTTCGCCGACACCGAGGGTGTGGTGCAATACATCGACACGCGCTTCCTCGGCATGGCGGTGATTGAAATGGGTGGCGGCCGCCGCGTGGCGTCCGATCCCATCGACTACGCCGTCGGCCTCTCCAACCTCATGGGCAAGACGGCGAGCGTGGACAAGACGACGCCCATCGCGCGCATTCACGCCAATGACGAGGCGGGCTTCAATCAGGCCAGCAAGCTGGTGCGCGCCGCCTATCGCATTGGCGCGCGGGGACTGCGCGGCCCTTCCATCATCGAACGCATCGGCGAGGACTGA
- the cdd gene encoding cytidine deaminase translates to MRDLVEAARLARARAHAPYSKFYVGAAMRDETGRVFAGGNIENASYPQGWCAEPSAISALIMAGGTRITEVAVMGNGDTLCTPCGGCRQKIREFAGPDTKIHCCTESGELIRTFTLDELLPASFGPENLT, encoded by the coding sequence ATGCGCGATCTCGTCGAAGCGGCCAGACTGGCCCGCGCCCGCGCCCATGCGCCCTATTCGAAATTCTACGTGGGCGCTGCCATGCGCGACGAGACGGGCCGCGTCTTTGCCGGAGGCAACATCGAGAACGCGTCCTACCCGCAGGGCTGGTGCGCCGAACCATCGGCCATCTCGGCGCTCATCATGGCCGGCGGAACGCGCATCACCGAAGTGGCGGTGATGGGAAACGGCGACACCCTCTGCACACCCTGCGGTGGCTGCCGCCAGAAGATCCGCGAATTTGCAGGCCCCGACACCAAGATCCACTGCTGCACGGAAAGCGGTGAACTCATCCGCACGTTCACACTCGACGAACTGCTGCCCGCCAGTTTCGGTCCGGAGAATTTGACATGA
- a CDS encoding ABC transporter permease, whose translation MLELFLGAETLSSTIRLSVPLILACLAGLWSERSGIVDIGLEGKMLIAAFAAASTAAFYNNALLALFVAILVSVGFALVHGYAAINQRGNQVVSGVAINMLAAGLAVVLGNEWFKEGGRTPALSSEARFMPIDLPGISELYNVPVLGVVARIISGHSLLTYLTIALVPLTAWALARTRFGLRLRAVGENPHAVDTAGISVARLRYQAVLIAGVLCGIAGTYISTSLSASFVRDMTAGRGFMALAALIFANWRAWPALWACLLFGYLQAMGTRLQGVKFAGVEIPVQFINMLPYVMTVVLLAGFIGKSIPPKASGIPYTKDR comes from the coding sequence ATGCTGGAACTCTTCCTCGGCGCGGAAACGCTCTCCTCCACCATCCGGCTCTCCGTGCCGCTGATCCTCGCCTGCCTCGCCGGCCTGTGGTCCGAGCGCTCGGGCATTGTGGACATCGGCCTTGAGGGCAAGATGCTGATCGCCGCCTTCGCCGCCGCATCCACCGCCGCCTTCTACAACAACGCGCTGCTCGCGCTCTTCGTGGCGATCCTCGTCTCGGTCGGCTTCGCGCTTGTGCACGGCTATGCCGCCATCAACCAGCGCGGCAACCAGGTCGTCTCCGGCGTCGCCATCAACATGCTGGCAGCGGGCCTTGCCGTGGTTCTGGGCAACGAATGGTTCAAGGAAGGCGGACGCACACCCGCCCTCTCCAGCGAAGCCCGTTTCATGCCCATCGACCTGCCGGGCATCTCCGAACTCTACAACGTGCCGGTGCTGGGCGTGGTGGCGCGCATCATCTCCGGCCACTCCCTGCTCACCTACCTGACGATTGCCTTGGTGCCGCTGACCGCCTGGGCCCTCGCGCGCACGCGCTTCGGCCTCAGGCTGCGCGCCGTGGGTGAAAACCCCCATGCCGTCGATACGGCGGGCATCTCGGTGGCGCGGTTGCGCTATCAGGCGGTGCTCATCGCCGGCGTGCTGTGCGGCATTGCCGGCACCTATATCTCCACATCGCTTTCGGCGAGTTTCGTGCGCGACATGACGGCAGGCCGCGGCTTCATGGCGCTCGCTGCCCTCATCTTCGCCAACTGGCGAGCCTGGCCCGCACTCTGGGCCTGCCTGCTGTTCGGATACCTGCAGGCAATGGGCACCCGCCTGCAGGGTGTGAAATTCGCCGGCGTGGAAATCCCCGTGCAGTTCATCAACATGCTGCCCTACGTCATGACCGTGGTGCTGCTCGCGGGCTTCATCGGCAAGAGCATTCCCCCCAAGGCCTCCGGCATTCCATACACGAAGGACCGCTAG
- a CDS encoding purine-nucleoside phosphorylase, with protein MTLKSKLAGRTPRTAIILGSALGDVVEIVKDPLVIPYTELPGFPVPKISGHAGKLYVGTVGRQEVAVLAGRAHPYESGNAAVMRPVLDQLKEAGIETLILTNAAGSLKMSIGPGSIMLITDHINYSGMNPLIGQHGDENFVPMTNAYDPGLRKRFLAAAKAERIALKQGVYVWFSGPSFETPAEIRMAQVIGGSAVGMSTAPETIMARRLGLTVAGLSVVTNLGAGIKGANPSHEETKREGQKAAANMKRLLTRFFKDAKE; from the coding sequence ATGACACTGAAATCGAAATTGGCAGGCCGCACTCCCAGGACGGCAATCATCCTCGGCTCGGCGCTGGGCGATGTGGTGGAGATCGTGAAGGATCCGCTGGTCATTCCGTACACGGAGCTTCCCGGATTTCCCGTCCCGAAGATTTCGGGCCATGCCGGCAAGCTCTACGTCGGCACCGTGGGCAGGCAGGAGGTGGCGGTGCTGGCAGGCCGCGCCCACCCGTACGAGAGCGGCAATGCCGCCGTGATGCGCCCCGTGCTCGACCAGTTGAAGGAGGCGGGGATCGAGACCCTCATTCTCACCAACGCCGCAGGCTCCCTGAAAATGTCGATCGGACCGGGCTCCATCATGCTCATCACCGACCACATCAACTATTCCGGCATGAATCCCTTGATCGGCCAGCACGGGGATGAAAACTTCGTGCCCATGACCAACGCCTATGATCCCGGCTTGCGGAAGCGCTTTCTTGCGGCGGCGAAGGCGGAGAGGATTGCGCTGAAACAGGGCGTCTATGTCTGGTTTTCCGGCCCTTCCTTCGAGACGCCCGCCGAAATCAGGATGGCGCAGGTGATCGGTGGTTCCGCCGTGGGCATGTCCACCGCGCCCGAAACAATCATGGCGCGCCGCCTCGGATTGACCGTCGCCGGGTTGTCCGTCGTCACCAATCTCGGTGCCGGAATCAAAGGCGCTAATCCCTCCCATGAGGAAACAAAGCGTGAGGGCCAGAAGGCCGCCGCCAACATGAAGCGGTTGCTGACCCGCTTTTTCAAGGATGCCAAGGAATGA